In the genome of Phaeodactylum tricornutum CCAP 1055/1 chromosome 18, whole genome shotgun sequence, one region contains:
- a CDS encoding predicted protein, with the protein MTTEEIPKTMKRLVVKAPGKDVASCQIETEEVPVPEPGAGQVLIKVTAAAINPSDYGSWPNCRPEQCPFAMGKEGCGVVVKTGSGILTSLICGVGTKVGFSNLQNKQGSYSEFVVADAYTSVFRMPNDLPIEDAASFFVNPYTAIGILDTVKSEGSKAFVHTAAASQLGQMLIKVAPSQNVEIICVVRRQDQADLLRNIGAKHIVVTGKDDSWKQKLKAKIDELNATVAFDAVAGRSAGDLLDLMPVKGTVYVYGGLAGKVENVNPMALIYHEKKLKGFFLTAWIQHGGMLATIPRMMMAGHKVNTGLSGGWSSSKFKDTSLENVQSDIVQMLNSSVTGQKLRVRLDS; encoded by the coding sequence ATGACTACCGAAGAAATTCCCAAAACAATGAAACGCCTCGTCGTCAAGGCGCCTGGAAAAGATGTGGCCAGCTGCCAGATTGAAACCGAAGAAGTGCCGGTTCCCGAACCAGGAGCAGGTCAAGTCTTAATCAAAGTTACAGCTGCGGCTATTAATCCTTCGGACTATGGTTCGTGGCCCAATTGTCGTCCGGAGCAGTGCCCCTTTGCCATGGGCAAAGAAGGCTGTGGCGTCGTGGTTAAAACTGGATCAGGCATACTCACGTCCCTTATTTGCGGCGTCGGTACCAAAGTGGGCTTCTCGAATCTGCAGAACAAACAGGGTTCTTATTCGGAATTTGTCGTTGCCGACGCCTATACAAGCGTCTTTCGGATGCCAAACGACCTCCCCATCGAAGATGCCGCCTCCTTTTTCGTCAACCCGTACACAGCCATAGGAATCCTGGATACAGTCAAGTCGGAAGGGTCCAAGGCCTTTGTCCACACGGCCGCAGCTTCCCAGTTGGGACAGATGTTAATTAAGGTTGCGCCATCCCAAAACGTCGAGATTATCTGTGTCGTTCGGCGGCAAGATCAAGCCGATCTACTCAGAAACATTGGTGCCAAGCATATTGTCGTTACGGGCAAGGACGACTCGTGGAAGCAAAAGCTCAAAGCCAAAATCGATGAGCTAAATGCAACGGTCGCTTTCGATGCCGTCGCTGGAAGGTCAGCTGGAGATCTTTTGGACCTCATGCCTGTGAAAGGAACAGTCTATGTCTACGGAGGTCTTGCTGGAAAAGTGGAGAATGTCAATCCGATGGCACTCATCTACCACGAGAAAAAACTCAAGGGTTTTTTCTTAACAGCGTGGATCCAGCATGGCGGTATGCTGGCAACAATACCTCGAATGATGATGGCAGGACACAAGGTCAATACAGGGCTCTCCGGTGGCTGGAGTAGTTCGAAGTTCAAAGATACGTCGTTGGAGAACGTACAGTCGGACATTGTCCAGATGCTCAACAGTAGTGTTACTGGTCAGAAGCTACGCGTTCGGTTGGACTCTTGA
- a CDS encoding predicted protein: MCLLSALEHNTVVKTLDLWLPGKDTAPSSNKDSDINYSILSRILEQNKTLQRLVVTSWSSDSDYAAWQALVEGLRRNVSIQSVELGDAVHETSSSTDYQDVVMIHCDEQEDSKFGNDELGDLEMIMVSGKLKALTLKGLTLSPTAAERLANGISQSSSLFMLECMQVSMDRGSWGTVLESCRNGTLSEIHIAQCDLGFSATTMISCAQPSDEHPLSALLRKNSSLRVLRVISSQFGVAELRAVTDAGQLFLKQLELRDHELTGCGGLLAHIAQQASSLEHLSLSDTGLGNGDLIELCRGLYLHASLSSLNIQNNNFCSVLAAQMLAHTISSLTRIESLDISECPWGDEGVSVLRTTIASHTSLRKLHLADIRMTDCGFVDLCSSLLNNASLGVLDVSRNRLGTSGMHAVADLLSRSKTTIYDLNLSNCHLTDHGVETLGRSLSSAKSLVRLSLASNSAGNDACRAIASSLPHSSLACLELQFNRFDEEGLGHLVEALQHSVDLHDLFVWNACVFTGGVVSKQQQSKLQFLSEAMLHWLRLNRAGRGVIRNYSNLLWEILPIILHRAGQLYGPDALFHMLQARPELVLQSKR, from the coding sequence ATGTGTCTGCTGTCTGCACTCGAACACAACACTGTTGTGAAAACTCTAGATCTTTGGCTGCCTGGCAAAGACACGGCTCCTTCTTCCAATAAAGACAGCGATATCAACTATTCCATTCTGAGTCGGATATTGGAGCAGAACAAAACCCTTCAACGCCTCGTCGTCACGTCTTGGAGCAGCGATAGCGACTATGCTGCATGGCAAGCTCTCGTAGAAGGTCTCCGCCGGAATGTGTCAATACAATCAGTAGAGCTTGGAGATGCCGTCCACGAAACAAGCAGTAGTACGGACTACCAGGACGTCGTGATGATCCATTGCGATGAGCAGGAGGATTCAAagtttggaaatgatgaGTTGGGGGATTTAGAAATGATCATGGTCAGTGGAAAACTAAAAGCACTGACTCTGAAAGGACTCACACTGAGTCCAACTGCTGCAGAGCGCCTTGCCAATGGCATTTCGCAATCCTCTTCGCTTTTCATGTTGGAATGCATGCAAGTTTCAATGGATCGGGGATCATGGGGTACAGTCTTGGAATCTTGCAGAAATGGTACACTTTCTGAAATTCACATCGCTCAGTGTGACTTGGGGTTTtcagcaacgacaatgatATCCTGTGCGCAGCCTTCTGACGAACACCCGCTTTCCGCCTTGTTACGGAAAAACTCAAGTCTTCGTGTCTTGCGGGTAATTTCCAGCCAATTTGGAGTGGCTGAGCTACGCGCTGTCACCGATGCTGGCCAGCTCTTCTTGAAGCAATTGGAGCTCCGTGACCACGAGTTGACGGGATGCGGTGGGCTACTAGCTCACATTGCTCAACAAGCTAGTAGCCTGGAACATTTGTCTCTGTCCGACACTGGCCTTGGAAATGGCGATTTGATAGAACTGTGTAGAGGGCTGTACCTACACGCTTCTCTGAGCTCGCTCAAtatccaaaacaacaatttCTGCTCAGTTCTAGCTGCCCAAATGCTTGCGCATACGATATCATCTCTCACCAGAATCGAGTCTTTGGATATTTCTGAATGCCCTTGGGGTGACGAAGGAGTTTCTGTCCTGAGGACAACGATCGCCTCACATACTTCCTTGCGCAAACTCCACTTGGCGGACATCAGAATGACCGACTGCGGCTTTGTTGACTTATGTAGCAGCTTGTTGAACAATGCTTCATTGGGCGTCCTGGACGTGAGTAGGAACAGATTGGGAACATCAGGTATGCATGCCGTTGCAGACTTGCTATCTCGATCTAAAACTACCATCTACGATTTGAATTTGTCCAATTGCCACCTCACAGACCACGGAGTGGAAACTTTGGGGCGCTCTTTGTCCAGCGCTAAATCGCTGGTCCGCTTGTCGCTGGCATCTAATTCGGCTGGTAATGACGCTTGCCGTGCAATAGCAAGTTCGTTGCCCCATTCTTCTTTGGCCTGCTTGGAGCTCCAATTCAATCGctttgacgaagaaggcCTGGGCCATCTAGTGGAGGCACTACAGCATAGTGTCGATTTGCACGACTTATTTGTATGGAATGCTTGTGTATTTACTGGAGGAGTAGTGTCAAAACAACAGCAATCCAAACTACAATTCCTGTCGGAAGCCATGTTGCATTGGCTGAGACTCAACAGAGCTGGGCGAGGCGTGATCCGAAACTACAGCAATCTTCTATGGGAGATCTTACCGATCATTTTGCACCGAGCTGGCCAGTTGTACGGACCGGACGCATTGTTCCACATGCTGCAAGCCCGTCCAGAGCTCGTGCTTCAAAGTAAGCGCTGA
- a CDS encoding predicted protein — YQGQFNIYGERDGQGTMTWSNGDVYEGEFFNGTRHGQGTLTFANGSEYVGCWECNYMHGVGTRRFPNGDMYVGQYYDGQRQGQGRFYFANGDMYIGAWKDDYMHGAG; from the coding sequence TATCAAGGGCAATTTAACATCTACGGCGAGCGTGACGGTCAGGGTACCATGACTTGGAGCAATGGCGATGTGTACGAGGGCGAATTCTTCAACGGCACTCGTCATGGTCAGGGCACACTCACCTTCGCAAATGGTTCAGAGTACGTCGGATGCTGGGAATGCAATTATATGCACGGAGTCGGCACCCGGCGTTTCCCTAATGGCGACATGTACGTTGGACAATACTACGACGGCCAGCGTCAGGGTCAGGGTCGCTTCTACTTTGCCAACGGTGACATGTATATTGGTGCATGGAAAGACGATTACATGCACGGTGCCGGT
- the Sit4 gene encoding silicon transporter (Silicic acid transporter), which translates to MVDAGNVIKCAYSVGLLVFSTIIIMGLIFNEETKLSSDVNSAVAFVAIWGGVLWLTMVEGGQGSLVGLAPVNRELYKDSHPIAYKCTAIAHKGDNLDRYLLGRQFMVVLTVFVVNMSGGPLKDAELWGFPYVLTNMFLGSGLAMILFTAMVGQLNSQVNASLCMLDYINNYFALFTLWVAMAIEFSGLLHASYLVQMLVAALSGKKIESNEEPRNGLQNLFFWSRCLGSLAILGYCFAVTLAALFAGKTTMWEGVPPSVAVIVFFVLMSVVGLLEGMQIAFFAVAKIPKAERGDSVFAKKTCDLLFKGDGNNLPGFMIGRQLCVVSCMFFIARVTSVEIAEGEENIFGVSDGFQKLFDTGLLGAIITTIVASISWQLVASAFPIAFLSNPFTYIFLRICLVLEAIGICSGAWVLAAIHKKVAGFQRDEVYIGTAEERAAKDMSDDSDQLHLGPGHLVKLPGFAEHAPTALKDLMMADPSVADYLKSIHEMESGKANGEGSETRRTGSSEADE; encoded by the coding sequence ATGGTGGATGCAGGTAACGTCATCAAGTGTGCCTACTCGGTGGGCCTACTCGTTTTCTCGACCATTATCATTATGGGTCTGATCTTCAACGAAGAGACCAAGCTCTCCTCCGATGTTAACTCTGCCGTTGCCTTTGTTGCTATTTGGGGCGGAGTCTTGTGGCTCACCATGGTGGAGGGAGGTCAGGGATCATTGGTCGGACTGGCACCCGTCAACAGAGAGCTCTACAAGGACTCGCATCCTATTGCTTACAAGTGCACTGCAATTGCCCACAAGGGCGACAACCTGGATCGGTACCTCTTGGGTCGGCAGTTCATGGTCGTCTTGACTGTCTTTGTTGTCAACATGTCAGGCGGTCCGCTAAAGGATGCCGAGCTTTGGGGCTTTCCTTACGTGCTTACGAATATGTTCCTGGGCAGTGGTCTGGCCATGATCCTCTTCACAGCCATGGTGGGGCAACTCAACTCACAGGTCAATGCCTCCCTATGCATGCTCGACTACATCAACAACTACTTTGCGCTCTTCACCCTCTGGGTTGCGATGGCTATTGAGTTTTCCGGACTGCTACATGCGTCCTACCTTGTACAGATGCTCGTGGCCGCACTTTCCGGCAAGAAGATCGAGTCCAACGAAGAACCCCGCAATGGGCTCCAGAATCTCTTTTTCTGGTCACGCTGTCTCGGTTCCCTCGCAATCTTGGGATACTGCTTCGCGGTGACCTTGGCCGCACTCTTTGCCGGCAAGACTACCATGTGGGAAGGCGTACCGCCATCGGTTGCTGTTATCGTCTTTTTTGTGCTCATGTCTGTTGTTGGTTTGCTCGAGGGTATGCAAATTGCGTTCTTTGCCGTCGCCAAGATTCCCAAGGCTGAACGAGGAGATTCCGTTTTCGCCAAGAAAACTTGCGACTTGCTTTTCAAAGGCGACGGTAACAATCTTCCGGGCTTTATGATTGGACGACAGCTCTGCGTAGTGTCCTGCATGTTCTTCATTGCGCGAGTAACTAGTGTTGAGATTGCTGAGGGCGAAGAAAATATCTTCGGAGTCTCGGACGGcttccaaaagctcttcGACACGGGTCTTCTTGGTGCCATCATCACAACCATCGTAGCGTCTATTTCTTGGCAGCTGGTGGCTTCGGCCTTCCCCATAGCCTTTTTGTCCAACCCCTTCACCTACATTTTCCTCCGGATTTGTCTGGTCTTGGAAGCTATCGGTATCTGCTCCGGAGCCTGGGTTCTCGCCGCCATTCACAAGAAAGTTGCTGGGTTCCAACGTGATGAGGTATACATCGGCACCGCTGAGGAACGTGCGGCAAAGGACATGAGCGACGATTCGGACCAGCTTCATCTGGGACCTGGGCACTTGGTCAAGCTACCCGGCTTCGCTGAACATGCACCAACAGCGTTGAAGGATCTCATGATGGCGGACCCGTCCGTCGCGGACTACCTTAAATCCATTCATGAGATGGAAAGTGGGAAAGCCAATGGGGAGGGATCGGAGACGAGACGGACAGGTTCATCTGAGGCTGATGAGTAA
- a CDS encoding predicted protein: MWSYNLERNDFSGYDALDGTVSADAATLWLLEVGRIWTFLDHPPSLVSLGSTPRAYSTFTRVAILSQSQVCCCISQALPFSWKGEKTLLHIDPSRVTLIIYISRTLRLGVLLPSLGPKTTFAVMESLLERIEENRLDALYLFINESLRDRVNFDRFFLSLVSLLPLNWSIQRVEIGHEFLSMVEDQLTLFTKIAEMESIRTLIVSDGYVPRKDHGTIHTASLLEALPRARNLTILDVQRLELADADQVQDLADVFETMQESLEEVRITGLHLRTAVSLDPVLTAWIDMSNLRALALSTHPETKVTDSNSMMSQNALKALLQDSTTLQDLTLRSMHLNDDQCQTIAGALNTNSFLTSLDIRQNPNIGEDGYNSILEALEHNHGLWCSVMVDSHRFQGLFNLLIELNQAGRGDLLRSPSLAKLGTFMGELHDPTALWFFLRIHDTIRDPLVAFLQWKSHIVRSKQGGNTEDETTIQQWPAKRARTEAS; this comes from the exons ATGTGGAGCTACAATCTAGAGCGCAACGATTTCTCGGGATACGATGCACTTGATGGGACGGTGTCTGCGGACGCTGCCACGTTGTGGTTGCTGGAAGTAGGTAGGATCTGGACTTTTTTGGATCACCCTCCTTCGCTCGTTTCACTGGGTAGCACACCACGTGCGTACAGCACATTCACACGTGTGGCAATTCTTTCTCAAAGTCAAGTGTGTTGTTGTATCTCACAAGCGCTACCTTTTTCATGGAAAGGAGAAAAGACTCTGCTGCACATTGATCCCTCTCGTGTTACTCTTATTATTTACATTAGCCGGACACTGCGTCTCGGTGTCCTGCTCCCCTCACTCGGACCCAAAACGACCTTTGCCGTCATGGAGAGTCTGCTGGAACGCATCGAGGAGAACCGTCTCGATGCGTTGTACTTGTTCATTAACGAATCCTTGCGTGATCGTGTGAACTTTGATCGATTCTTCTTGTCTCTAGTTAGCTTGCTGCCACtgaactggagcattcaacGTGTAGAAATAGGACACGAATTCCTCAGTATGGTGGAAGATCAACTCACGTTGTTCACCAAGATTGCCGAAATGGAAAGCATTCGAACCTTGATTGTTTCCGACGGCTACGTGCCGCGGAAAGACCACGGAACCATCCATACCGCGTCCTTGCTGGAGGCTTTACCACGGGCACGCAACCTGACCATTCTGGATGTTCAGCGATTGGAATTGGCGGATGCGGATCAAGTACAGGACCTGGCGGATGTTTTTGAAACTATGCAGGAAAGCTTGGAAGAAGTTCGCATCACCGGTCTGCATTTGAGGACGGCTGTGTCTCTCGATCCTGTCTTGACCGCATGGATTGACATGAGCAACTTACGAGCGCTGGCGTTATCGACGCATCCCGAAACAAAGGTGACGGATAGTAATTCCATGATGAGCCAAAATGCTTTAAAGGCGCTTTTACAGGATTCGACTACACTACAAGATTTGACGCTCCGTTCCATGCACTTGAACGATGATCAGTGTCAGACAATTGCCGGTGCACTCAACACGAATAGCTTCTTGACAAGTCTAG ATATTCGACAAAATCCCAACATTGGCGAAGACGGCTACAATTCTATTCTGGAAGCGCTAGAGCACAATCATGGGCTGTGGTGTTCAGTCATGGTAGATTCTCACCGCTTCCAGGGGCTGTTCAACTTACTTATTGAACTCAACCAAGCTGGTCGCGGAGACTTGTTGCGATCCCCATCCCTGGCCAAACTCGGCACCTTTATGGGCGAACTGCACGACCCGACGGCGCTCTGGTTCTTTTTGCGCATCCATGACACAATCCGGGATCCACTCGTTGCTTTTTTGCAGTGGAAGTCGCATATCGTTCGGTCCAAGCAGGGCGGGAATACCGAGGATGAGACGACCATTCAGCAGTGGCCCGCAAAACGCGCTCGAACAGAAGCTTCGTAG